The DNA segment ATGCACCGACCCCGGGATCACGGTACTCAACTCGAGGAGTGCCTCGAGCGTCATGGTCATCGGGCGGCCGAGTCGCGTGCGATTCTGCACGTTGACGCTGTAGGCATCGGCGCGCTCGTTGGGGCGGAGCGCACGGGCAAACATCCCCAGCCGATCGGCGCCTTTCACGATCGAACGGTTGGCGCCGGTCATGCGGCTGGCGAGCGGTTCGTCGCCGACCCACACATGGAAGTTGAGATCAGGGGCTGACGGTCGGTAGCCGAGGCGCAGGTAGGCATTCATCCACTCGGCGTGGGCCGCTTCCTCGTGTGCAGCTGGCGGAAGCGTGATCTGGAGGTGGCGGATGTCGCGCGCCCGCAGTTCTGCCTCGGTCACCGCGATCAGGCGCGTGGCGAGCGAGAGCGGAAGCGGTGAGAACGGCGTGTAGTAGGCGCCGTATGGGCCGTGCGCCCCGGAGCGGGCCTCACCCGGCGCCGTCTCGGCAAACCAGGCCGTGGCGAGGACGGCGCCGTTCGACGCATCCAACGCGGTGGCGTACCACGCCCGGTTGAACGACGCCGCGTGCAAGCGAAAGAAGGCCGGCGAGCGGCAGATGTCGGCCGCCGGGGCCAGGCGATCGCCCGGGTCCTGCAACAGTGCGACGTCGAGTGACGTGTCCGCCGAGGGACGACGAATCGCGGGGGCCAGCGGCGAGGAGGCAATGGTATCGTGCTCAGGCATGCGCGGGGCGTCTGGCGTCGGACAGCACGTCGTCGATCACCCGGTCGACGTCGTGGGATGTCATGATGGGCGAGTGTGGAAGGTCCCGCGTCGTCGCGAAGTGCCGCGCGGTCCGGGGAGGGGGCGGCGCGGGGGTGCGCTCACGGGACGGCGCGTTAGGCAGCATGAATCACCCCGCGCGCCTCGAGCCACGACGCATGCTCACGGATGTAGGCGTGCCGTGCATCGCGACTGTCGGTGTCGGCCAGCACGAGCACCACGGTGCCGAGCGCGAAGTCGCGCAGTTCCACCCAGAGCGTCGCCGGCACGAGGACGGCGCCGGTGATGGACGAAATCGGGATGCTCCGCGACGACCGTCCGTCCTCTACACGAATCGTCAGCGCCCCGGCGACGCAGACGATGAGTTCGGAGGTCAGCATGTTGGCATGGTGCCCGCGCGAGCCACCCGTCGGGACGTTGGTGATCACGAGGGCACGACGCACGTCGAAGGGGAGTTCCGAGACGCGCTCGAGCACCGTGAGGCTTCCGCATGCATCGCTGTGCTGCGGGAGCCCGATCAGGCGGCAGTCTCCGACGCTGGCCCCCGCCGTCATGCCGCCGCTCCCAGGCCGAGGCGTGATTCGTCGTATCGATCGCCCATCACCTCCGTGACCCACGCGCGGTTGGCCGCGTACCAGGCTACCGTTTCGGGGAGTGCCTGCGCGAAGGCGCGCTGGGGCGTCCAGTCGAGGGCGGCGGTCGTGCGCGAGGCGTCGACGGCGTAGCGGAAATCGTGGCCGGGGCGGTCGGCGACGTGCGTCACCAGGCGGCGCCGGGTACCGCCGTCAGATGCAATCGCGTCCACGGCGTCGCAGATGGCGTGCACCACGTCGAGATTCGTGCGCTCGGTCGCGCCACCGAACAGGTAGGTCGCCCCGGGCGTCCCACGCTCGAGCGCCGCCACGAGGCCGCGCACGTGGTCCTCCACGTGCACCCAATCACGCACCTGCCGCCCGGTCCCGTACACCGGGATGGCGTCGCCAGCCAACGCCTTCCGGATCACGAGGGGGATCAGCTTGTCCGGGTACTGATACGGCCCGTAGTTGTTGGAGCAGTTGGTGACAATGACCGGGAGCCCGTACGTCTGCCGCCAGGCGCGCGCGAAGTGATCGCTGGCGGCCTTCGACGCGGCGTAGGGTGAGGTGGGGCGGTAGGGTGAGGCCGTGGTGAAGGTCCCCGCGGCGTCGAGTGCGCCGAAGACCTCATCGGTGGAGACGTGCACGAAGCGGAAGTCGCGGCGCCCGTCCGACGGGCGAGCGTTCCAGTAGCGCGTCGCCTGCTCGAGGAGGGTGAACGTCCCCACGACGTTGCTGTGCACGAAGGCGGCCGGTCCGTCGATCGACCGGTCCACGTGCGACTCGGCCGCGAGGTGAATCACCGCGCGTGGACGGTGCCGAACGAAAAGGCCCTCGACCGACGCCGCATTGGCGATGTCGCCGTGCTCGAACGTGTGCAGCGGCGACCGGGCGGCGTGACCGAGCGAGGTCAGGTGACCCGCATAGGTCAGGGCGTCCACGGTCACGACCGGGATGCCGCGCTCCAGGACGAGGTGCCTGACGAGCGCGGAGCCGATGAAGCCTGCCCCGCCAGTGACGAGAATCGGTGCCTCGTGCACGAACGTTCCCCTGGGTGATGGCGGCATGCCGAGCTCGCGAACCCGGGCCGCATCGACGAGGGAAAGGCAAGCCGGGGGCCACCCGGCAACGGCGGGCTGCCGGCGTCGTGTCGTCCCGTGCTAAGTCGTGCGTCGCTGGCGGGTTAGAGCAGCTGACGGGGGCACGCACCCGTCGCGTCCATCGCCCCTGCTCCCCGCCGTCGCGATCGGATCGAGGCACTTCTTGCCGATCGCACGGGGACGTTTCGGTGCACGGCGGCCGATTGTGCCGCTCGTCACCTTCGCAGCGTGCGGCATCAGGGAGGCGCAAGGCGCGGGCGCTGCGCATCGCGGCGAGCGACCACGCGGGTCGTGACCCCCCTCCGGCTCGTGACGTCCTTGGACAGAGTTCGACATGACATCCCTGACCCGCCCGACTCCTCCCGTTCCGATGCCCGCCCTGGGCGCCGGCGCCTCGCGCGCATCGGCAACCCGAGGCGCGGTCTTTCCGCACGTCAGCGCCGGGATCACGACGTCGATCGGGATCCTGATCCTGGTGGGCTGGACGATGCGCGTCCCGGAGATGCGCGCGCTCGGGCCGGCGACGAACGCGTCCACCAATCCCACCGCGGCGCTGTGCTTCGTTGGACTCGGCGCGGCGCTGTGGCTCATGGCAACCTCGATCGAACGAAGTCGTGGCTGGCTCGTGGCGCGCGCGCTCGCCGCGGCGGTCATCGTGGCGGGGGGCGTGCGACTCTTCGGCGCCGTGGTGGGACAGGCGGGCGGTATCGACACGGTCCTCTTCCACGATGCGATGGCCGCAACCGGCGACGGGCGGTCGAATCGCATGGCCGTCGCCGCGGCCGTCAACTTCACGCTGCTTGGGACGTCGATTCTCCTGCTCGCGCACCGAGTGCAGGCGCGCGAAGCGCTGGCGCAGGTGCTCGCCATCGTCGTGCTCGCGCTGTCGCAGGTGGCCTTGCTCGCGCACGCCTATCGCAGTGGATGGTTCGAGACCATCGGGCACTTCAATCGCATGGCCGTGCCGACGAGCGTGGCGTTCTCGCTGATGGCGCTCGGGGTGCTCTCGCTGCGCCGCGAGTCGGGAGTCCTCGCGGTGGTGCTGAGCGATGGCCCTGGCGGGACCATGGCGCGCGGCCTGCTCCCCGCCGGCTTCCTCGCGCCGGCCGTATTCGGCTGGATCGCGATCTGGGGGCTGCGCAGCTCGTCGCGCGCGGAGCAGCCCGATCTCGTCATCATGCTCTTCGTCGTGGCGATGATCCTGGTGTTCGTGGGGCTCATCGCGTGGAACGCGACCCAGGTGCATCACACGCACGTGGACCGCACCCGGGCCGAGGCCGCGCTGCGCGACAGCGAAGTGCGATTCCGGCTGCTCGCCGAGAACGGGAGCGACGTCGTCTCGCTGCACGATCCGTCGGGACGGGTGGCGTACATCTCCCCCTCGTGCGAACGCGTCCTCGGCTTCACACCGGACGAGGTGATGCGCATGAGCCCGTTCGCCATGGTGCATCCGGACGACGGCGACCGGCTGCGCCGGCACTTCGACGACCTCCTGCGCGGGGCACCCGTGACGGCGATCTCCTGTCGCATGCTGCACAAGACGGGGAAGCACCTCTGGCTGGAGATGATGTGGCGCTCGGTGGCCGACGGCGAAGGGCGCGTCGTTAGGCTGCAGGCGTCGTCGCGCGACGTGACCGAACGCAAGGACTACGAGCGCCAGCTCGAGGACGCGCGGCGCAAGCTGCAGACGCACCAGGAGAGCCTGCTCGAGGCGAATGCCCGCTTGGCGGCGCTCGCCTCGCACGATGGCCTCACGGGGCTCAAGAACCGGCG comes from the Gemmatimonadota bacterium genome and includes:
- the rfbB gene encoding dTDP-glucose 4,6-dehydratase — protein: MPPSPRGTFVHEAPILVTGGAGFIGSALVRHLVLERGIPVVTVDALTYAGHLTSLGHAARSPLHTFEHGDIANAASVEGLFVRHRPRAVIHLAAESHVDRSIDGPAAFVHSNVVGTFTLLEQATRYWNARPSDGRRDFRFVHVSTDEVFGALDAAGTFTTASPYRPTSPYAASKAASDHFARAWRQTYGLPVIVTNCSNNYGPYQYPDKLIPLVIRKALAGDAIPVYGTGRQVRDWVHVEDHVRGLVAALERGTPGATYLFGGATERTNLDVVHAICDAVDAIASDGGTRRRLVTHVADRPGHDFRYAVDASRTTAALDWTPQRAFAQALPETVAWYAANRAWVTEVMGDRYDESRLGLGAAA
- a CDS encoding FdtA/QdtA family cupin domain-containing protein, with product MTAGASVGDCRLIGLPQHSDACGSLTVLERVSELPFDVRRALVITNVPTGGSRGHHANMLTSELIVCVAGALTIRVEDGRSSRSIPISSITGAVLVPATLWVELRDFALGTVVLVLADTDSRDARHAYIREHASWLEARGVIHAA
- a CDS encoding diguanylate cyclase, whose amino-acid sequence is MPALGAGASRASATRGAVFPHVSAGITTSIGILILVGWTMRVPEMRALGPATNASTNPTAALCFVGLGAALWLMATSIERSRGWLVARALAAAVIVAGGVRLFGAVVGQAGGIDTVLFHDAMAATGDGRSNRMAVAAAVNFTLLGTSILLLAHRVQAREALAQVLAIVVLALSQVALLAHAYRSGWFETIGHFNRMAVPTSVAFSLMALGVLSLRRESGVLAVVLSDGPGGTMARGLLPAGFLAPAVFGWIAIWGLRSSSRAEQPDLVIMLFVVAMILVFVGLIAWNATQVHHTHVDRTRAEAALRDSEVRFRLLAENGSDVVSLHDPSGRVAYISPSCERVLGFTPDEVMRMSPFAMVHPDDGDRLRRHFDDLLRGAPVTAISCRMLHKTGKHLWLEMMWRSVADGEGRVVRLQASSRDVTERKDYERQLEDARRKLQTHQESLLEANARLAALASHDGLTGLKNRRAFEERLVEELARIRRSGQPVSLLLLDIDHFKAFNDSFGHPRGDEVLRSVARLLSRAIRDTDIAVRYGGEEFAIVLPNTDPEGAAMMGERLRLAIEEAPWAERAITISVGAATATSHTTVVTELLEHADRALYRSKQGGRNRVTLAEAA
- a CDS encoding GNAT family N-acetyltransferase is translated as MPEHDTIASSPLAPAIRRPSADTSLDVALLQDPGDRLAPAADICRSPAFFRLHAASFNRAWYATALDASNGAVLATAWFAETAPGEARSGAHGPYGAYYTPFSPLPLSLATRLIAVTEAELRARDIRHLQITLPPAAHEEAAHAEWMNAYLRLGYRPSAPDLNFHVWVGDEPLASRMTGANRSIVKGADRLGMFARALRPNERADAYSVNVQNRTRLGRPMTMTLEALLELSTVIPGSVHWFGVFRGEEMIAASVCIRLSAEALYIFYLGEVDGVERLSPVTLLVAHIHDWCRDHGIALLDFGIASQSGVPNERKMSFKRSLGFDVSPKYTLAKGLDA